A stretch of DNA from bacterium:
CCTCTTCAGCGGGAAGGCCACCGAGCTGGTCCGGTCCCTGCGGATTATAAAAATTCACCTCACCCTGACCCACAACAGCCACTCCGCCGCCGCCGTGGTCGTGCTGGAGGGCAAGGATTGATACTTGAGTCGCCCCAAGGAGGGACACCTCGATGAGTAACATCGGCTCCTACGACGAGAGGCTGAAGAATTTTTCCTGGGACATCGCCAAGCGCGAGCTGGGCTGGACCGAGGGCGAGCCGTTGAACATCGGCGCCGTCTGCTCCGACCGGGTCTGCGACCGCGGCCTGGGCGATAAAACCGCCCTCGTGTGGGAGGGCTTCGGCGGCAAGCGGGCCTCCTACACCTT
This window harbors:
- a CDS encoding AMP-binding protein — translated: MSNIGSYDERLKNFSWDIAKRELGWTEGEPLNIGAVCSDRVCDRGLGDKTALVWEGFGGKRASYTFADLRAHSNAFAKFLSDQGLAPGDRICIFMDKIPSLYFSFLGILK